The following proteins are encoded in a genomic region of Triticum dicoccoides isolate Atlit2015 ecotype Zavitan chromosome 1B, WEW_v2.0, whole genome shotgun sequence:
- the LOC119349478 gene encoding putative ubiquitin-conjugating enzyme E2 38 gives MATRPSKRSYLCAGSSSFDDPDVVEVSPAAAAAAGGWNPGHQKRKRSQVVSREIIEIDDDPDGVVIIGEKAPVEKNKHSVGCPLVWPKHVKTSVAGDTAGPSTYASNSTAIMGGFKKVSAGPSTYASNSTTIMGDVKKVTSGPNTYFSSSTAMKDAFAKKYMETAVYHDYDDYPFDAFEEDEDFAYEEDDYENYEFDDTLYENEYNYNLSAQLDGLDIPPGVEAPLPWLQKTAAEMSSNSKPIPILDDKVDERYNTFKQFDTVDGHSDHYYVKPELRRALVVKKPSKDWAKRIQHEWKVLEKDLPDTIFVRAYEDRMDLLRAVIMGPAGTPYHDGLFFFDIYFPPQYPNIPPLVNYRSGGLRLNPNLYNCGKVCLSLLNTWAGSGCEKWNPSNSTMLQVLVSIQALVLNAKPYFNEPGYANSANTPGGEKRSLTYNEDTFLLSCRTMLYSLRNPPKHFEDFVAGHFRKHGRNVLVACKAYLDGAQVGCLAGNGVQDVDEGDKSCSLKFKTSLKRLFEELLMEFTVKGADCSKFLSEKAKKSAASASSTTSRGPPADTTLRL, from the exons ATGGCGACCCGCCCTTCCAA GAGGAGTTACCTGTGCGCGGGGAGCTCCTCGTTCGACGACCCCGACGTCGTCGAGGTGtcgccggcggccgccgccgccgccggcgggtgGAACCCCGGCCACCAGAAGAGGAAACGGAGCCAG GTTGTTTCTCGCGAAATAATTGAAATTGATGATGATCCTGATGGTGTTGTGATTATTGGTGAGAAAGCACCAGTTGAAAAGAATAAACATTCAGTTGGATGTCCTCTTGTTTGGCCAAAGCATGTGAAG ACTAGTGTGGCTGGTGACACTGCCGGACCAAGCACCTATGCTTCAAACAGTACTGCCATTATGGGTGGTTTTAAGAAAGTTAGCGCCGGACCGAGCACCTATGCTTCAAACAGTACTACCATTATGGGTGATGTCAAAAAAGTTACCTCTGGACCAAACACCTATTTTTCAAGCAGTACTGCCATGAAGGatgcttttgctaaaaaatatatggaAACCGCAGTTTACCATGATTATGATGACTACCCTTTCGACGCATTCGAGGAAGATGAAGACTTTGCTTATGAGGAAGATGACTATGAAAACTATGAGTTTGATGATACACTTTATGAGAAtgaatataactataatttatctgCCCAGTTGGATGGCTTGGATATCCCGCCTGGAGTGGAGGCTCCTTTACCATGGCTGCAGAAGACTGCCGCTGAGATGTCGAGTAATTCCAAACCCATCCCAATCTTGGACGATAAAGTTGATGAAAGATACAACACATTTAAGCAATTTGATACTGTTGATGGCCATAGTGATCATTACTATGTGAAACCAGAGTTAAGGAGAGCTCTGGTAGTGAAGAAG CCATCAAAAGACTGGGCGAAGCGCATTCAGCATGAGTGGAAAGTCTTAGAGAAAGACTTGCCAG ATACCATATTCGTGAGGGCATACGAGGATAGAATGGACCTTCTTAGAGCTGTCATTATGGGTCCAGCAGGCACTCCTTACCATGATGGGCTCTTTTTCTTCGACATTTACTTCCCTCCTCAATATCCAAACATACCTCCA CTTGTTAACTACCGCTCTGGTGGGCTGCGGCTTAATCCAAACCTGTATAATTGTGGGAAGGTGTGCCTTAGCCTGTTAAACACCTGGGCTGGTAGTGGATGTGAGAAATGGAATCCATCCAATTCAACCATGCTGCAGGTCCTTGTCTCCATTCAGGCTCTGGTTTTGAACGCCAAACCTTATTTCAATGAGCCTGGGTATGCTAATTCAGCTAACACACCTGGCGGGGAGAAGAGATCCCTAACTTACAATGAAGACACCTTCCTGCTGTCCTGCAGGACGATGTTGTATTCTCTTCGAAATCCACCAAAG CATTTTGAGGATTTCGTGGCCGGCCATTTCCGCAAGCACGGGCGCAACGTCCTGGTGGCCTGCAAGGCCTACCTGGACGGCGCCCAGGTCGGGTGCCTGGCCGGGAACGGGGTGCAGGACGTGGACGAGGGGGACAAGAGCTGCTCGCTCAAGTTCAAGACCTCGCTCAAGAGGCTGTTTGAGGAGCTGCTGATGGAGTTCACGGTGAAGGGAGCGGACTGCAGCAAGTTCctgtcggagaaggcgaagaagtcGGCCGCATCCGCCTCCAGCACCACCTCTAGAGGGCCGCCGGCGGACACCACGCTGAGGCTATAA
- the LOC119349477 gene encoding uncharacterized protein LOC119349477, whose protein sequence is MAPPLLLLLLLLIRAAGTSSAPAPPSYSAHCPAPPAVPDLPAGAGLASPSAAPAPALQLSTGYFSGGGDLLFGPDGASRLPRSFALLPTSVLPTADASVLRVAATLSFSGGGGRGNRNGIWPTGRNRRLFEYDGQQHRLRPRLPRFVGRRGSLVFDLHGYYSSASGGLCMVGSGSGRAADGRPVALLAAVLRLRFPRPANLSSPFVTGRLESTGPGPGVAFEPVSLLAYAEEGYAYAESASCPRPPADGRDVRQLFGGRNFTCPGLRSLLRPGFRLDYGNGGEAAASSLGINQTHMFVNRVHCAADGAVRVYVAFSNMSDYSRYYFMVTEKAIVAEGFWDHNSNRLCLKGCHVVNSGSSRAELAVGECGIGMTFWFPGVWSIQERSFSAGLVWNASLKRDQGIAGYSTAVRGNFGGLKYNYTKVDEATKYYKQYGLNKKRKGKFPDRNSYLDLAFRFNLQKWGGSGYASPITIGSMLSDGSSFVLTDLSTRPAVLETKQRLLNVSYNIRYVGRWSQATFQRQQISAEGVYDTETGSLCLIACRRVNVSSSDCKILITAHFASLDAKAAQHVQGKIISLRGKTDPLFFETLDIDSYGMYIGQVEESIWRMDLESTMALVSMTLSCAFIAVQLFHVKKVPEVLPAMSITMLVVLALGYMTPLVLNFEALFKHSNKQTVPFSGGGWLEVNEVMVRIITMATFLLQLRLLQLAWSARSSVDGSKHEAWAAERKVLWVCLPLYIIGGVITAIVHMRTNHSRRMMRQIARLMPSRHTFWEDIVPYGGLLLDGFLLPQVILNVFSASKVRALSPVFYIGGTMLRALPHAYDAYRTHHFVRSMRPSYIYASSRDDLFSLAWDIVIPCGVVLLATLLFFQQWLGGAFFLCSKRRKPSSEYEMVSTVSS, encoded by the coding sequence atggcgccgccgctcctcctcctcctcctgctcctgatCCGGGCCGCCGGGACCTCCTCCGCGCCCGCGCCCCCGTCCTACTCCGCCCACTGCCCGGCCCCGCCCGCCGTGCCGGACCTCCCCGCGggggccggcctcgcctccccctccgccgcccccgcccccgcgctCCAGCTCTCCACCGGCTACTTCTCCGGCGGCGGGGACCTCCTCTTCGGCCCGGACGGCGCCTCCCGCCTCCCGCGCTCCTTCGCGCTGCTCCCCACCTCCGTCCTCCCCACCGCCGACGCCTCCGTCCTCCGCGTCGCCGCCACGCTCTccttctccggcggcggcggccgcggcaaCCGCAACGGCATCTGGCCTACAGGCCGCAACCGCCGCCTCTTCGAGTACGACGGCCAGCAGCACCGCCTCCGCCCGCGCCTCCCGCGCTTCGTCGGCCGCCGCGGCTCCCTCGTCTTCGACCTCCACGGCTACTACTCCTCCGCCTCCGGGGGCCTCTGCATGGTCGGCTCGGGCTCCGGCCGCGCCGCCGACGGCCGCCCCGTCGCGCTCCTCGCCGCCGTGCTCCGCCTCCGCTTCCCCCGCCCCGCCAACCTCTCCAGCCCCTTCGTCACCGGCCGCCTCGAGAGCACCGGCCCCGGCCCCGGCGTGGCGTTCGAGCCCGTCTCGCTCCTCGCCTACGCGGAGGAGGGGTACGCCTACGCCGAGAGCGCGTCCTGCCCTCGCCCGCCCGCCGACGGCCGCGACGTCCGCCAGCTGTTCGGCGGGAGGAACTTCACCTGCCCCGGCCTCAGGTCGCTGCTAAGGCCGGGGTTTAGGCTGGACTACGGCAACGGCGGCGAGGCGGCCGCCTCCTCGCTGGGGATCAACCAGACGCACATGTTCGTCAACAGGGTGCACTGCGCGGCCGACGGCGCTGTGCGTGTCTATGTGGCCTTCTCCAACATGTCAGATTATTCCAGGTATTACTTCATGGTCACCGAGAAGGCGATTGTGGCAGAGGGCTTCTGGGATCACAATTCCAACAGGTTATGCTTGAAAGGATGCCATGTGGTAAACTCAGGATCATCCCGTGCGGAATTGGCGGTCGGTGAGTGCGGGATTGGGATGACCTTCTGGTTCCCGGGAGTGTGGTCGATCCAGGAACGGAGCTTTTCTGCAGGGTTGGTCTGGAACGCCAGCCTGAAAAGGGACCAGGGCATTGCCGGATATTCAACTGCGGTTAGGGGTAACTTTGGGGGTTTGAAGTACAACTACACTAAGGTTGATGAGGCAACCAAGTATTACAAGCAGTATGGCCTGAACAAGAAGAGGAAGGGCAAGTTCCCAGATAGAAATTCGTATCTAGACTTGGCGTTCCGGTTCAACTTGCAGAAATGGGGTGGTTCTGGGTACGCATCGCCGATTACAATCGGGTCCATGTTGTCTGATGGGAGCTCTTTTGTGCTCACAGACCTTTCCACTCGCCCTGCAGTGCTGGAGACGAAGCAGAGGTTACTTAATGTCAGCTACAATATCCGCTATGTCGGGCGTTGGTCACAAGCAACATTTCAGCGGCAACAGATCTCGGCGGAAGGTGTTTATGACACCGAGACAGGCTCCTTGTGCCTGATTGCATGTCGACGGGTTAATGTCTCCTCCTCAGACTGTAAGATTCTGATAACGGCTCACTTTGCTAGTCTGGATGCGAAAGCAGCACAACATGTCCAGGGGAAAAttataagcttgaggggcaagaccGACCCTCTTTTCTTTGAAACGCTGGACATTGATTCATATGGGATGTACATAGGCCAAGTGGAAGAATCAATATGGCGAATGGACTTGGAAAGCACCATGGCCCTCGTCTCAATGACTCTGTCGTGTGCCTTCATTGCTGTGCAGCTGTTCCATGTCAAGAAGGTCCCTGAAGTGCTCCCTGCTATGTCAATCACTATGCTTGTCGTGCTCGCTCTGGGTTACATGACCCCTCTTGTGCTCAACTTTGAGGCTCTTTTCAAGCACAGCAACAAACAGACTGTTCCCTTCTCCGGTGGTGGTTGGCTTGAGGTGAATGAGGTCATGGTGCGAATCATCACAATGGCGACGTTTCTGCTGCAGCTGCGCCTTCTTCAGTTGGCATGGTCTGCACGGTCTTCTGTGGATGGAAGCAAACACGAGGCATGGGCTGCAGAGAGGAAAGTGCTCTGGGTGTGCTTGCCGCTGTACATCATAGGTGGAGTTATAACAGCGATTGTGCACATGAGAACCAACCATAGCAGAAGGATGATGAGGCAAATTGCTCGCCTCATGCCGTCACGACATACATTCTGGGAGGACATTGTCCCTTACGGGGGCTTATTGCTCGATGGGTTCCTGCTCCCCCAGGTCATCCTGAATGTGTTCTCAGCTTCTAAAGTCAGAGCGCTTTCCCCTGTGTTTTACATTGGGGGCACCATGCTGCGTGCGCTGCCTCATGCATACGATGCATACAGGACCCATCACTTTGTGCGCAGCATGAGGCCATCCTACATCTACGCAAGCTCTCGCGACGACCTCTTCAGCCTCGCGTGGGACATCGTCATACCTTGTGGGGTGGTCCTGCTGGCCACGCTCCTCTTCTTTCAGCAGTGGCTTGGGGgcgccttcttcctctgctccaaGAGACGGAAGCCGTCGAGCGAATACGAAATGGTTTCCACGGTCAGCTCTTAG